The region CCAGTGAACCCACTTCAAGGTGGCGATTTCGACGGCTTCGCGGCTCCTCCAAGACTGCCGGTAAATCAGTTCCGCTTTGTACAAGCCATTGATGGTTTCCGCCAAGGCGTTGTCGTAGCTGTCTCCTTTGCTACCAACAGAGGGCTCTATTCCAGCCTCAGCGAGACGCTCCGTATAACGAATAGAGACGTACTGACTACCCCTATCGCTATGGTGGATCAGACCGTCCGTGTGGCCTGACTGCCGAGCGTAGAGTGCTTGCTCCAGAGCATCGAGCACGAAGTCCGTTTTCATGCTGTTGCTCACACGCCAGCCGACGATACGTCGCGCAAAGACATCGATAACGAAGGCTACGTAGAGCCAACCCTGCCACGTTGATACGTATGTAAAGTCTGAAACCCATAACTGATTGGGACGGTCAGCTTTGAACTGGCGTTGAACCTTGTCGAGAGGACAGACGGCGTTGCCATCAGGCACCGTGGTACGAACTACCTGGCCGCGCCGAACACCCTGCAACCCCAAGTGGCGCATCAGTCGCGCAACGGTACAACGGGCAACGTGCACCTTGTCGCGCCTGAGTTGCTTCCAGACCTTCACGACGCCATAGCAGCGCATGTTGTCCTCCCATACACGCTTGATGTCCTCACACAGCAACTCATCCTGTTGGGCGCGAGTGCTTCGCCGTTCAGGCTGTCGGGCACGTGCTGCATGCAGGTAGTAACCGGACGGAGCGATCTGCACCACGCGGCAGATCGACTCGACCCCGTAACGGTCACGGTACTCGTCAACGAAGGCGTTCAGGGTTTGTTGCGGCGCCGGGGTGCCGGCCAGTCGGGCTCCGCCTGGGCAAAATAAGCACTGGCCAGGCGGAGGATCTCGTTCGCTTTACGCAGCTCACGATTCTCGCGCTCCAAAGCCTTGATACGGTCCCGTTCCTCAGTCGTCTGACCGGGTCGCTGGCCGTTGTCGGTCTGGTGTTTGCGCACCCAGCCATGCAGCGTCTGCGGGACACAACCAATCTTGGGTGCAATGGATTCGATGGCTGCCCACTCGGAGGGGTAGTCCTTCAAGTTCTCCAGAACCATGCGCACAGCACGTTCACGGACTTCAGGGGAGTAGCTGTTGGATTTTGTCATGCCTCATTCTCTCAAGAGTTGAGGCCTCCACGAAACCCGGTGTGATTCATGTTGCTGGTGACTATCCGAGATATATCTTCCGGGGGGCGGCTGTTTTTTAGCAGGGACTGGGCGTACTCGCGTAGGGGTGAAAGGCGCTCAACCTGAGCTGCCATTCCGAATCGGCTCGCGTGATCCATGATCATGATCAAGTTCAATGCGTCTGTGAGCGTCATCGCCAAACGCGATAGCGATTTCTCTACCCACCAGAGTGTCTGATTGCCCTCCTCACGACAACGTACCTCAGGAAACATTTGCTTGAGATCAAGCATGTCGCGTTGTATGGAACGCAGATGGATGTCAGCCCCCTCCTTCGTTACACGCTGATGGATAAGTGTGCAGGAAAGCGGGTTACCTTTACTTTCGCGCTCTAGAATTTTGAGAATCAGGTTCCAGCGAAAGACTCTATCCATTTTTTCGTCCTTGTATGTTGAGCGACACAGAATGTCGCAGCTCCGGTTGATAATGAACCGCGTCAACGATGGGGCTTGAGAATGAGCGAATCCGCCAATGTATTCAATCTGCTAAACGAAGAGCTTCCGAAGGAAAATGAAATAGTCATCGTAATTCCTGACGAGCTGCAGAGACTGTACGTCGGGATCGGAATGCCTTCCTTGCGTGTGATGGAGCGTTTGGAGGCGGGGAAACTCACAACTCTCCACGAGTGTTTAGTTGATCACCCTTTATATAGCTTGGTCGAGCCGGTTGAAATTCGCCGCAGATACATGCAGTTAAGGGCTGAGGCAATACAGGGTGACGCTGATGCGCTGAATGATCTCGGCTGGTTATGGTTGAACGGATCCCGTTTGATAGCGGATCCTGCTTTAGCCGGGCGACTGTTCAGCCTTGCCTCTTCAGAAGGCTGTGGCGAAGCGCTGTTCAACCTTGTTGAGATGACCTGGTACGGCAGAGGTGGCAAGCCTGATCCAGCGCTTGCCTCTGATTACTATGAGCAAGCGTACAAAGCCGGCATGCCAGGAGCGGCTCGAGCGCTCGGCCTTATATGCGAGAACGAAGAGTCTGGCACTATCCAGGATTCTGGAAAAGCAGTAGTTTGGTTCCGGCGCGCAGTGGAAGAGGGCGATGTGGGCGCCGGCTTTTACTTGGGACGTTTGCTGCTGGATGCGTCGCTTAAGGAGTATGATCCGGTACAGGCGGTGTACTGGCTTCAATGGGCTGCCATGCAGGGAGAGGTCTCTGCGAGCGAGAGGCTGGTTGAACTTTACTGTTCCGTATTTGATTCGCCGCCGGATCCGGATGGGCTACTTCGCCGATTCTGGCTGGAGCGGGCCATTAATCAGGGAAGTTCGCGGGCTAGAGAGTTGTGTCTAGAAGAGGGACGGGAGGTCGGCGCTTGAAGCGTGAAGATTATTCGCAGGGAGAGGTGGTTCTATTCACTAATTAATTGGTCGAGCGGCTATATAGTCAGCGAGGGCATTTTCCAATGTTTGACCAGGAGGGTCGTGCAGTTATTTAGTTATCGATAAACTAGAGCTACTATTCGGCGACAAGAGTTGTTGAATATCTGGAGTAGTATATAGGACATAGGAAAAATAGCATGCAGTTGTTTAGAGCGATCCCCTCAAGCCGTTTGGCTGAGGCAGAACAGGGTTTGCGGCGGCAATCTTCCATTCGCGTACCGCGCAATGTCCCCTATGTTGTTGATAATCTATGGGAGTCTCTTAGGCCCAAAAACATGCCGTCTCGTCGACATGCAATCTACGCCAGCCCAACCGCTGAACTGGCTTTGCAGAATGCGAGTGCTCCGCTAGCAGATGGTGATGAATATGTCCCTTGCAGGGTAGTTGTCGATCCGCGAGACATCCGGGTTGCCCAGCTGCAAGTGAAAGATGCTCGCTATCACAGCGACATTCGGTTGGTCGGTAATTGGGTCAGCCAGCGAGGACAGGTGTTCGCTGATCTTTCATTAACTCAGAAGCAGAAAGTGGCACAGCTCTTTCTGCCAGGCCTGCATCGTGGTGAGCTGACAGCTCTTTGGAAAAATGATCCGTTGATAGCAGAGTTTTGTTCCTACGCAAGGCAGAACCTGACGCTTTGGTCGTCAGCGTCATCCGTTCCGCAGGCATCTGATGGTGAGCTGTTTTTTGAGCTGCTCGGAGATTTACAAACCTACCGGCTGGAGGCTCTTTGAGGTCGTGGGCAAAGCATAGGGAAAGCGGTGCTGTCCGGTTATTCAGCTTACACTGATTAGACCACCATGTTCTGCCCGGTGTATCGCTAATCAATGTGTGCTTCAGTTCTGCCGTTCGAGCACCGGCGTTTGCAGTCTATTATTTGGCAGCATTAGCAGGGGTAGCACCAAACATCGCAAATATAGCCCGCTCTACGTCTAAAGCTCGCCAAACTTCCCCTTGATCGTCACCGCATGACCACATCCATTCTTTACCGAGAGAAATCCCCAAGTTCAGTTGCGATGCAATCTGAGTGAGATAGATACACCAAGATTGATAGCAGCTGCGCACCTGGGGAGAGTTGGTTTGCCCAATACCCTTCGAAAAATTAGCCGCCCACGAATGCAAAGAAAGCCCGTCTGCAATGCGATTGTCATATACACCAGCTGCAGATGGCGCCATAAATGCAATCACTTTCGATGCGAACGGTGTGCGGTTCAATTGGCTTAAGCCTTGCAGGGAGAACATCGCTTCGCCAATACACTTTTGATCAAGATGATTGATCGCTGCAGTGGTATGTGCAAAAGCCATAGCCGAAGTAGTTGCAGGCTGACCTTTATTGCCATTGATCAGCCAATCAACCTTGTTCCTCGCGTAGGAATCGCCGAACGTAAAATAGCCCCAGTACACGACAGACGTAATTCCCAGCAGCCTGTCTTCTGCCGAGCCTGAGCGAAGAAGACTATAATGATAGTTGTCGAGCCAGAGGTCCGTGCGCTGATCTTGATTTGGCACAACAAAGCGCGCGAATAAGTCTGGCGTTAACTGGATGTCATGATTTCCCTGTACGGCTCGTTCTGCATAAGCCTTGGGATAGTCATATGCCGCCCGGTATTTTATATATTCCATTGCTTCTAGATCAAATATTGGATCAGTCGAAAAATTGTTCGCTGTTTTATACTGCATCCATTCCTCACTCAACTTGTAATGCCGCGTAATTTTGATTAAGAAGCATGTGCTCGCCCGGTCAAGTGGGCTCAGCGTGCAATCTGAAAAAATTATTAGACAATTTGTCGCCTTATCTCCACTGACATAAAGGTACTGCAAGGGTTGTGTTACTCACAGCCCGTTGGGTAGTCGCTGAGCTTGAGCAATCACCAAACACGCTACCTCGCGATCTTTCGTGTTTCGGGCATATGCATTAAGCCGTTTGAGCGGGAATAGGCTGTCCAACGCATCTGGAGGCGAGGTCGCAGTTCCTTGCTGGCATTGACCTTAACCTTAATGCAGGCATCTGGCCATTTCAATGGCAAAGATTTTTTGTGCTGCCAAGGACCCATCTCGGCAAATTCCGTTAGATGCCAGATTTGGTTGCCGGGCGAGTTTGGCAGGATTTGCTAGCGAAATCTCGTACCGCTAAGCAGAGGGCAACAGGCAGGCCCGGTCCGTCTTGGCGTCTCGGTGGTGCTCGCTTTGGCAGTGATGACGAATTCCGAAGCCCCTCGTCGCACCGCTATCCACGGGCTGTAAAAGGGCTTGTAGCTGATCTGACGGGAACCACCGTGATATTTTCCTCGAGGATTTGTTATCAATTTGTTCGGGACGAGGATCGCAGCTCAGGAAATCTGGTTCGTCGGCGGAAGGCACAGCCGCCCCTTGTCAAGTGGTGTCCGCATCACCCGGCACGTGAGCGGGCGGATACTTTGATGCACCAAAGGTTCGGTTGCATAACGTGGAAAGCTGATTAACGCATGTTTGGAGCGAGGCCCGAAACCAATCCGGCGGGATCAGCATGTTCGCCCGATATCGCCGAGCGGGCGTCGTTTGTAGGGTGCGCCCAGGGCGACGCAATGCAATCAACCTCATCGATTCGGTGGCGTTAATCCAAAGGGAAGAAGGGGGAGCGGGACGGAGACGAGCTAAGCCATCACGTTGAATATTCTTCCCGTGTCGACGCGAGTGTCGTTTCTGTTTCCGCGACAGCAACCCTAGACCATCGTCAGTATTGCCAGGGGCTGCGGTGGCTTAGTAGGAATCGCGCTGGTCGTTGCATAGGTCTGGAGCATGGGCGGCAAGCCATTCAAGGTCGGTACGTCAAGGTGAGACTCGACTAGCTTGTTGGTTCGGATATGGTAAGTTCACCGATAAGACGTATGGGGAAGGGACTTGCCTTGGCCAGCACGGGTTCTACCCCGCTAACACGGAC is a window of Pseudomonas sp. gcc21 DNA encoding:
- a CDS encoding IS3 family transposase (programmed frameshift), translated to MTKSNSYSPEVRERAVRMVLENLKDYPSEWAAIESIAPKIGCVPQTLHGWVRKHQTDNGQRPGQTTEERDRIKALERENRELRKANEILRLASAYFCPGGARLAGTPAPQQTLNAFVDEYRDRYGVESICRVVQIAPSGYYLHAARARQPERRSTRAQQDELLCEDIKRVWEDNMRCYGVVKVWKQLRRDKVHVARCTVARLMRHLGLQGVRRGQVVRTTVPDGNAVCPLDKVQRQFKADRPNQLWVSDFTYVSTWQGWLYVAFVIDVFARRIVGWRVSNSMKTDFVLDALEQALYARQSGHTDGLIHHSDRGSQYVSIRYTERLAEAGIEPSVGSKGDSYDNALAETINGLYKAELIYRQSWRSREAVEIATLKWVHWYNYQRLLSSIGYIPPAEAEANFYQQNTGQAMAA
- a CDS encoding tetratricopeptide repeat protein — its product is MSESANVFNLLNEELPKENEIVIVIPDELQRLYVGIGMPSLRVMERLEAGKLTTLHECLVDHPLYSLVEPVEIRRRYMQLRAEAIQGDADALNDLGWLWLNGSRLIADPALAGRLFSLASSEGCGEALFNLVEMTWYGRGGKPDPALASDYYEQAYKAGMPGAARALGLICENEESGTIQDSGKAVVWFRRAVEEGDVGAGFYLGRLLLDASLKEYDPVQAVYWLQWAAMQGEVSASERLVELYCSVFDSPPDPDGLLRRFWLERAINQGSSRARELCLEEGREVGA